Sequence from the Phreatobacter oligotrophus genome:
CTCCCGGCGAAGGGCTTAGCGCGGGCCTCTCGCGACATAACACTAGACGGATACGCAACGCGGACGCTGTCAAGCAATGGCTTTAGCGTTTGACAGGAGGAGGGCTCTAAACGCGGTATTTTCCGATCAAACTCATGGCGGATGCCGGGCGCGGCGTTGTACTAGCGTCGGCACATGAAGTCTTAGCGCCGCCCACCGTGCTGCAAAGAGCAGATACTCATGTTCGATGTTCACGATTCAGCAGGTGATTTGTTTGAAAGGCACCAAGCTAGGTGCGGCCTGTAGTTTGTGATTGCGCGCGCTGTTGTTCTCATTCGTTTCGATAACATGGGCTCGCCGCAATCTGCGGAGGGCTGAGGGAGCGGCATTCTTGCAGCGAGCGTCAGCAGATCGGCGGAAGCTTTGGGAAAACCGCCGACCCTTCGGCACCAGCCAAGCCGATTGCATCCTGAAGAGGCCAGAGACAGTTTTTCAAGCTTGACGATGACCTCTGTTCCATCCCGGACGACGATTCGAAGTCGTCAAGCAGGAGGGGGCGCGGCTGAAGCGCACGACAAAAGGCCGGGCGCGAAACCCTCAGGTTCCCTCCCGGCCTTCCGTTGATCATGAACGGTCACTCACTCGGCGGCGATCACCGCCTCATTGCTGTCCGTCTGGCCCTCATCATTGTCAGGGCCATGGACGCTTTCGAGCGCCTGCCCGTCATCCTCGCCTTCGTCGCCAAGGGGTTCATTGTCGCCAATGACACCGTCGGCGTCCGCTGCCGCTTCGCTTGTTGTAGCGATGGTAGCGGTCTCGATGCGCAGCGCAGGCGGCAGCCAGCCCTTGCCCTGCAAGGCTTCCTGCGCCGTCTGAACCGCCTCGGCCTTGGGGACGCCGAGGATTGCAGAGGCAATCTCCGGAGCGCATCCCGCCTCGGTGACGGCGCTTGCCATCATCTTCTTGGTGATGCGTTTCAGGAAGGTTTCGGTTGGGCTGAACCATGCCGCCATGTCGAGCGACACGGCCTCCGCGATCCGGTCGGCAGTGGAGTTGGGCTTGCTGTCGAAGCGCACCGCGTCCAGCTGATCGGCCACGCAAGTTGCCAGAACGTCCAGCAAGGTCTTGCGCGAAGCCGCAAGGCACCACGCCAGAAGCTCAGTTCGATCCGTTGGCAACTTCGCCTGCACCTTCTCTTGCGCTTCGGCCAGCGCCGTGAAGGCGGCGGCGTTGTCCGGATCGACCTTGGCTGACGAATGCCCTTGCTTGGTTCCGCTAGAGCGGAACCCCATCTGATTGAATCGAGAGGGATTCCCAAATCAGGCTCGAAGTGATTCAGACTGTCTGCCGGATGGAGGCCGGCGGACATGTCGAGAGCGCTTTCCGTCGATCTTCGGGTTCGTGTTTTGGGGGCTTTGGCGGCAAGCGCGACGCATCGCGAAGTTGCAGATCGTTTCGGCGTGAGCGCGGCCAGCGTCAGCCGCTGGCGCAAGCGGCAGCGTGATCAGGGTGATCCACGCCCCAAAGCGCTGGGCGGCGACCGGCGCTCGGGTCGGATCGAGGCCCATCATGAGGCTGTCATGGCGGCGCTTGGACCAGGCCGGGACGCCACCATCGAGGAGATTCGCGCAAGCCTCGCGGGTCAGGGCCTCGTTTTCGGCTTCGGCACGATCCAGCGTTTCTTCGCCCGTCACGCCATCACGCGTAAAAAAAGACCGCGCACGCCACCGAACAGGATCGCCCCGACGTCCTGATCCGGCGCGAGCAATGGTTCGAGGATCAGCCCGACCTCGATCCTGACCGGTTGGTCTTCATCGACGAGACATGGGCCTCGACCAACATGGCGCGCCGCCATGGGCGCTGCCGGCGCGGCGAGCGGCTTCGGGTGGGCGTGCCGCATGGCCACTGGAAGACCACGACCTTCGTTGGCGCACTGACCCTTCGCGGCTTCATCTCTCCATGGGTACTCGACGGGCCAATCAACCGGGACGCCTTCGAGACCTATGTCGCCAAGGTGCTCATCCCCGAACTCCGGCCTGGCGACATTGTCGTCATGGACAACCTCTCCAGCCATAAAGGGCCGCGTGTCCGCGAAATGATCGAGGCGGCAGGAGC
This genomic interval carries:
- a CDS encoding IS630 family transposase (programmed frameshift), whose translation is MSRALSVDLRVRVLGALAASATHREVADRFGVSAASVSRWRKRQRDQGDPRPKALGGDRRSGRIEAHHEAVMAALGPGRDATIEEIRASLAGQGLVFGFGTIQRFFARHAITRKKKTAHATEQDRPDVLIRREQWFEDQPDLDPDRLVFIDETWASTNMARRHGRCRRGERLRVGVPHGHWKTTTFVGALTLRGFISPWVLDGPINRDAFETYVAKVLIPELRPGDIVVMDNLSSHKGPRVREMIEAAGAELRYLPPYSPDFNPIENAFAKLKALLRKAAERTINGLWNAIGRIIDLFPPAECANYFSAAGYDAT